One Argentina anserina chromosome 6, drPotAnse1.1, whole genome shotgun sequence genomic window, AATTGATCTTCAATCTGTCAAAGTTTGTAGATGTTTATTTCGACCAGAATTCCTCACGTTTTTTTTGTACGTATTGAtaatttcaatgaattcatgTTGTCACCTTTTCATGTTTTATTGTGATTGGCTCCAatcaattttatttgtttcgTCAATAGGCACTTAAGGTGAATTGGTGTTTTATTCTCATTAGTTCATtgggttttactgttttagTCACACCAAGTTCAGTAAGTTTTTGGTACAAGCTCATTCCTTCATAGTCCTTAGAGCTACGATAGAGGATACTGAAGTACTTGTAAACAATTAAGTGAACACTCCCATATCGCTTGTCCTAAGTTTTTACGTAAAACCATCTCGCTAGTACATTGAAGCAAAACGTATTTGGAGTATTGTAAAAAGGGTGCCTAACTCTCGATAACTATAGTTGCttctttatatatacatgtgcaTAATCTTTAACAATTGCCGAAAATCCTCATTTCAAATGCTCTCGAAAATTGCTGTGTAAAGCCTTAACATGTTGTCAACAAATTAGAGGCTTCCCTAGTTGTCTAGCTAGTCGTGTTAATTACTCGATCGGGTGTGCCTACTGGAGTTTAAGGAATATTTACTCTCGTTAATTTCAATTTAGAGGCTTCCCTTCACTTATTTAGTGATTGAAATCAGGTGGTAAACATTACTCTCGCGGTCCAAGTTTACGATAAACCCGATTtcaatgatcactaaataacTAGTCATCCATTGGGGCCAGAAGCTAGGCTGCACGGAATCGGGTATGGGTAcaggtacgtggaagcgaaacgtttggaaacgcaGAAACATGTTTTTCAAAATTGTTAGGAAGCGGGTTCGTTTTGGAAAcgttgaaaaaaatatatataaattataaaataaataaatataataacaaatttttagtttaagtaactcaaaatctcaaataacttgGTGTTCAACATTCgaaataatacaaatataatgagagatcTAGGTATCAACAAGAGAGAATGAGAATCGGCAACTCGGCGGGAGGTCAAAAATATGTCGAAATAAGTCATTTGACTCGACGAGAGTAGGTCTAAccctttattaaaaaaaaacataagaaaacctttattttttagaaactTGCGTTTCTAATTcggaaactcgcgtttccaccACATTTCCAAAATACATTTTTCTGAAAACACGTTTTCAGACGTTTCCGAGCATTTCCTAACGTTTCCAGAGTGGTTCCGCTTCAAAAGCGGGAAACGTGGGTGTATGCACGTTTCCGTGCTTCCTAGGCCAGAAGTAGTTTAACTTGAACCGCGTCACACCAAATTAAAACCCCTTAAACCCCAGAGGTGTTCTCCCTCTTATTTCTCAGTGcccctctcttcttctcttaaaccctaaacctctctctctctctctctctctctctctctctctctctctctgagtcTCATTGTCACCACCGCCCATGGCCGCCGTGGCCCACCGCGCCAACCCACTCTTCAGCCGCCTCCCTCATTTCCTCACATGGCGATCCCTCGGCTTCCGCACCATCTGCAGCGGCCGCATGGGCTTCTCCTCCCGCGCCCGACCCGAACCCGAACCCGAAACCCCTACTCTCCCCGGAACCAAGCTCCTCGAGACCTTCACCGAGCAATTCGAGATCGGATCACGCTTGATCACTCTGGAAACCGGAAAGATCGCCCGCTTCGCTAACGGCGCCGTCGTCTTGGGCGTCGACGAGACCCGAGTCCTCTCCACCGTCTGCTCCGCTAACGGTGGCGCCGTTAAAGACTTTCTACCCCTCACCGTATGTCCTCTAATTTTCAACCTTCACTTCTATGCAATTACTCTAATTCTTCAGTAaagtttgagtttttaggaGAGGGTTGTTTAAGTTTGGCGATTTTACTCATCACTGTATGTATTAATTCACCTTGCATGTTTATATTACTATAAAAATTGTTGAATTTGGGTTTAAAGTTTGAATTTTTAGTAGCTCAATGCTACAATGCTGTTATTCTTACTGAATTTTGCGGGGTTTGTACTCTTACTGTGGGTCTCTATTTACCTTATATCTTTGTATTACTCTAATTTATTTGATATTTGGGGCTTAaagtttgagtttttagtAGCTTAATGGTACAATGCTGTGGTTTAATTGGGGCTTTTACCCTTACTGTAGGTCTCTGAATTTAACTGTATATTTCTGTATTACTCTTGGGTAGTTTAGAGTAAAAGTTAGGTGAAAAGAATTGGATTTTGGTTTAaagtttgagtttttaggtaCTCAATGTTTTGGTTCTTATTGGCAGTTGGTGTTTTTTATACTTGTTAAAGGTTGATTATCAAGAGAAGCAGTTTGCACAAGGTGTTATACCAAACACATTCATGAGGAGGGAGGGTGCGCCGAAAGAGCGTGAGCTCTTGTGTGGTCGTTTGATTGATCGGCCGATTCGTCCTTTGTTTCCTGCAGGATTTTTCCATGAGGTTCAGGTATGGTGTTACTGTTTTAGGCTTGTTTGATGGGGGATGTTTTGTTGaaatttgatgttgaattgtTGTTACTGAATGTGGGATTAATTTGTAGGTTACAGCGAGTATTCTTTCTTCTGATGGGAAGCAAGATCCAGATGTACTGGCAGCTAATGCTGCGTCTGCTGCGCTTATGTTATCAGACATTCCATGGGCAGGCCCCATTGGAATGATTCGCATCGGGAGGATTGAGGGGAAATTTATTGTTAACCCAACTATGGACGAGGTGATGCTTAATGTTATTTCTTCCCTTGCAATCATCTGTTGCAGATATTATTTCTTACTTACATTTTTTTCAGCGTCTAATTCGATTTCTTATTTGGTAACAATTCAGCTCAGCTTAAGTGATCTCAACTTAGTGTATGCCTGTACAAGGGACAAAACATTAATGATTGATGTGCAAGCTAGGGAGATTTCAGAAAGAGATCTAGAAGCTGGGTTGAGATTGGCTCATCCTGAAGTAAGTGTTTGAGACCTGCAACTAGTTGTATATGATGTCTGTTTTCTACTGGAGTTTTATTAAGGAATTGTAAATTGATTATCCAGGCAGTTAAATATCTTGAACCTCAAATCAGACTGGCCGCTAAAGCTGGCAAGCATAAAAAGGAATATAAATTGTCACTGATGCCAGAGAGAACTTTGGAGAAAGTTGCTCAATTGGCAGAAGCTCCCATAGAAGAAGTTTTTACTGATCCTAAGTATGGAAAGGTGCATAACATAATTTTTTGGACACATTTATTTCAGAAATTTCTCTCCTTCTGCAAGCATGGCAGTTCCCTATTGAATCTAATCAGGAGTTTCGTATGTGTGTGAAATAATCTGACATCCAGTTTGAACGGGGAGAAGCGTTGGAGAATATTACGCAAGATGTGAGAAAAGCACTTGAAGAAGAGTGTGATGAAGAAAGCTTGAGACTCTTACCAAAAGCAGTAGACACAGTGAGGAAAAAGGTTAGCTGTGCCAAATGAACCTAAACTGAAGTTTACAATAATGACTTGGATATGTCTGATTTATCATAAAGTTTTTTCTGGTTCTGATTCTTTTGATTGTAAGTTATTTAATGATATATTAGGTTGTCCGTAAAAGAATAATAGCAGAAGGATCAAGGCTTGATGGGAGGAGACTGGATGAAGTTAGGCCTGTGTACTGTGAATCTGGTAATTTGCCTAGGCTGCATGGATCGTCACTTTTTTCTCGTGGAGACACACAGGTCAGTATACCGCACTTTGCTTTGTCTGAAACCCTGTTCCAACAATTGGTACATATTTGGCGTTACAACTAATAGTACATATTTGTCTGTTGACAGGTACTCTGTACCGTAACACTTGGGGCGCCTGGTGATGCACAACGCTTGGAATCTGTGGTTGGCCCCCCATCAAAGCGCTTCATGCTTCATTACAGTTTCCCCCCATTCTGTATAAATGAGGTCGGTAAACATGGTGGCTTGAACAGGCGTGAAGTTGGTCATGGTAATTCTTACTTACCTTTTTTAAAAGGAGCACTTACTTCCACCATTTAAGTACTCAATTGGATACCCCAACTGCATAGATACCTAGTTCCTCTGAATGAATGCCTTCACATATGTTTTTTCTAAAGCCTATTTTCAAAGGTAATAGTTGGACTGGTGttgcatatatattatttacataatttaaCGCGGTTTGCCTGGGGGCATGAGTCTGGGATGACGTTCCTTAAATTTTAAGCTTTTCACGGATGTGCGTGTGTGTGTGCGTCCTTAAATTTGTTTGATTGATATATTTCAAGGTACTATCTTGTTAATGTATAGTGTCACTTATCATAATTTGGAATCAGATGGCTGCAAAACTATATATGCATTTCATCCTTGATTTGGAACTATCTTTAGTTATTGAAGTATTGTATGAACTAGTAGCATTTAGACCTTGAGTGAAAAGGCATTTAAAATAACTCCATTTTTACAACCCATCTTCAAACTACGTAGGAAGTGAGCTTGTGTATATCGTTTTGTTTCTGATTAGATTCCAAGATTTCCATTTAGATGCTCAATAATACTGAGAAATTTGCACTGCATAGAGGGAGTAGAAATGTAGTTGCTAAACAAGGTAGTTTGGTGTGGTAATGATTTGTAGGAACTCTGGCGGAAAAAGCGCTGCTTGCTGTGTTACCTCCTGAAGATGAGTTTCCATACACTGTCCGTATCAATTCTGAAGTAATGTCTTCTGATGGCTCAACATCTATGGCCTCTGTCTGTGGAGGTACTCTTTTTGCTGCTACAGTATCTATTTCCAAACATTAGATGTATTATGTGGAATACATAATTACTACGACTTCTGATTCGTTTTATGTACATCCATGCCATGTCTTCTTATTTAATCTTCAGAATTCAGCATGATTAATTTTGTATACTACATAACATGCTAGTGATATCTTATCTATAGGCAGTATGGCTTTGATGGATGCTGGCATTCCGCTGCGCAAACATGTAGCTGGTGTCTCTGTAGGTCTTGTTAGTGAAGTTGATCAATCAACAGGCACAATACGGGAATACCGTATATTGACTGACATTCTGGTGAGAGCTTTTTGCAGGGCTTAATGTTGAGTGTGTTTCACTTGATGGCTTTTTGAAAAATGGTCTGTAGTTTCTGTTTCTTAAAATAAATAGAAGCTGAAAATCTGTTACTGCTATTTTGAACCTTCACTTGTCATGATCTTTGTAGATGCAACTGCAGCTTGTGGTTTCTATTTCAGAAATTCAAGAATTACACCTATAATTATGTtcaaactttttattttttggttgaTTTACAAAGATATGAATGGAATTTTCAGGGTCTGGAAGATCATTTGGGGGACATGGACTTCAAAATTGTTGGCACAGAAGATGGAATCACAGCAATTCAGTTGGATATAAAACCTGCTGGCATTCCTTTAGATATTGTTTGTGAAAGCTTGGAGGCTGCACGTAAAGGTCGTATTCAAATTCTTGATCACATGGAGAGAGAGATCAGTGCACCGCGTACTCAAGATGATAGAAATTCTCCTCGATTAGGTTGGGTTCTAAACTTTGGTTATTTTGCTTTGTTCTTGTTTCATTTGTGGGGTGAAGTTTTTAGGAAATCTATTAATGTGGTTTTCCCAAGGGGATGACTTACCAAGAGTCCCTGTATAATCTATATCTGAAGGAGCATTACAGTCCTAGTAAAGGTGAAGGGAAGCAAATCCCAAGGGGGGCTGGAGGGTCCAGTTCACCCCTCATTTAGCAGGATTTTTTTCTCCAATCTTGCACTTACTGAACGTGGAAACAGAAATAATTTCCAATCTTGCCTCTAAGCCGTTGAAACCAACGAGGGcttaaaaatatatgttttgttAATTCTAAATGGTTATAATTGTTTTGCAGCCACCTTAAAGTATAGCAATGATTCACTTCGCCGCTTGCTTGGGCCTATGGGTGCTCTTAAAAGGAAAATAGAAGACGAAACAGGTAGAATCTTTGTTATATTTGATGTCTTAATAAGTTAATAGAGTCTAGTTCAAGCATGTGAATATTTGCAGAAATCACAACCTATTGAACCTTTTCAATTGGTAGTTATGTCCTTGATATTTGAATCTCTATTCAAGTTTGGTTGTGATATCTGTAGCATTAATTTGCTATATCAAGGTGATCTTTTGGACATTGTTGGTTTGGTTAATCTATGTGATGTTTCACTTCAAAAAAGTGATAACACGGATAGTCAGATACACatattgtgtgtgtgtgtgtgtgtgtgtgtgtgtatatatccaTGCGAGGTTGAGAAGAGTACCTATTATCAGTAGACTGTCCTCCTTTGCTCTCTCTACTCTGGTGCTGAAACTATCGTGCAGTGCAATTACATTGATATGCATGCTCACACTGTATTGCCACCCTCAGGTACACGGATGTCTGTAAGTGATGGAATACTCACCATAGTTGCTAAGAACCAATCTTCAATGGACAAAGTAGTTGAAAAGGTATGGTCACTCAATTAGCTAATACAGGCTTACTGGTTgaagtatttttcttttgtggcTGGAATTCAATTGCATGCTCTAGAGGTCTGATTGATCCCCAAACCCCCCTAGCTCTTCTTTAAGAAATAGATGTGGACCTCTTTGTAGACCCTTACTACAGCCTTAAGGCAAGATTAATTGGTTTCGTGAGTAGTATAAAACTTACAGTATTGTTTGCCCAAGACTCCCCCAACAAAGAGGGAAGAGGCAAGATTACACTTTGAGATCATAAGCTTCCCATGATATATTCGacctgaaaaaagaaaagaaaagagaacatTGAACTTATTCGTGCAACTTATTAAAATCGCAATTCTGTAGAACTATATAATTAGAGCAAGTAGGAAATAACCTCagtgttttcttttattttcttttggctAGTTGTGAGGGCATATTGTAATATTGTACTGTACTTCAGGTTGATTTTATACTTGGACGTGAAATTGAAATTGGCGGGGTTTATAAAGGGACCGTGGCTTCAATCAAAGAGTATGGTGCATTTGTGGAGTTTAATGGTGGGCAAGCAGGCCTCTTACACATTTCTGAGTTGTCACATGAACCGGTATGTAGCAGACTGCTTTGCCTTACAGTACCTCATCATTTCTGTAAAGTAGATCAACTCTATGTACATAGACAAGGCATTTTCTTTCCAGTGTGATTTATTTTGTTCTAAATCTTATATGTCGTTTATGTTATCAGGTGTCACGAATTTCAGATGTAGTATCAGTTGGTCAGCAGCTCTCTTTGAGGTGCATAGGCCAGGATATACGCGGTAACATTAAGTTGTCCCTAAAAGCTACATTACCTCAACCACAATCTCAGGCAAATGATCTAGCTGTTAGTGTTCCATCTCTGAAACAAGCTCCTAGTGTTTGGGCTGCTGGTGGAGATGTGTCTAAGGGTGAAGAAAAGCATAGCCCTTTGTCTGAAGAATTGCCAGTGAGCAAATATGAAGTAAATGGTGTGAAATCATCTACTTCCTCGAGTTCACCAGTTCTAGTCAGAAGTGTTGAAGAGTGTGACGAGGAGGAAAGATCTACTGGTTTTCTTCAAAAATCTAAAACTACTGCAAAACCCATTGGTGGTCGGAAACCAGAGCACAAGACAGTTCAAACTACtccgaagacatcaaaatCTATCTCAAGAAAGAAAGGAGATAAAGATGATGTGTCTAAGGAGGAAGAAAAGCATAGCTCTTTTTCTGAAGAATTGCAAGTGAGCAAATATGAAGCAAATGGTATGAAATCATCTACTTGCTCGAGTTCACGAGTTCTAGTCAGAAGTGTTGAAGAGTGTGACGAGGAGGAAAGATCTACTGGTTTTATTCAAAAATCTAAACCTACTGCAAAACCCATTGGTGGTTGGAAACCAGAGCGCAAGACAGTTCAAACTACTCCGGAGACATCAAAATCAATCTCAAGAAAGAAAGGAGATAAATATGAGAAGGAACAAAATATTGCATCCCAAACCCACTCTAGTAATGATTTGAGTAACAAGGAAGAACTTGTAACTGCAAAAAGTCTTAAGCTAGGAACAAAGGTTACTGCCAAGGTTTATCAGGTGCGCACAGGTGGCCTGGTGCTTGATCTGGGTGGGGGACTTCGAGGAATGTATCGGTTCAAGGTATGTGtaattcattttttctttatgTCACATCTTACTGTCTTCATTTGATGATAATTAGACCCTTTGCATTGTTTATTCCCGTTTCCTGTATAGTAGTATTGTTAGCCTTTTTGAATATTGTCTTCCAGCACCA contains:
- the LOC126800850 gene encoding polyribonucleotide nucleotidyltransferase 2, mitochondrial — its product is MAAVAHRANPLFSRLPHFLTWRSLGFRTICSGRMGFSSRARPEPEPETPTLPGTKLLETFTEQFEIGSRLITLETGKIARFANGAVVLGVDETRVLSTVCSANGGAVKDFLPLTVDYQEKQFAQGVIPNTFMRREGAPKERELLCGRLIDRPIRPLFPAGFFHEVQVTASILSSDGKQDPDVLAANAASAALMLSDIPWAGPIGMIRIGRIEGKFIVNPTMDELSLSDLNLVYACTRDKTLMIDVQAREISERDLEAGLRLAHPEAVKYLEPQIRLAAKAGKHKKEYKLSLMPERTLEKVAQLAEAPIEEVFTDPKYGKFERGEALENITQDVRKALEEECDEESLRLLPKAVDTVRKKVVRKRIIAEGSRLDGRRLDEVRPVYCESGNLPRLHGSSLFSRGDTQVLCTVTLGAPGDAQRLESVVGPPSKRFMLHYSFPPFCINEVGKHGGLNRREVGHGTLAEKALLAVLPPEDEFPYTVRINSEVMSSDGSTSMASVCGGSMALMDAGIPLRKHVAGVSVGLVSEVDQSTGTIREYRILTDILGLEDHLGDMDFKIVGTEDGITAIQLDIKPAGIPLDIVCESLEAARKGRIQILDHMEREISAPRTQDDRNSPRLATLKYSNDSLRRLLGPMGALKRKIEDETGTRMSVSDGILTIVAKNQSSMDKVVEKVDFILGREIEIGGVYKGTVASIKEYGAFVEFNGGQAGLLHISELSHEPVSRISDVVSVGQQLSLRCIGQDIRGNIKLSLKATLPQPQSQANDLAVSVPSLKQAPSVWAAGGDVSKGEEKHSPLSEELPVSKYEVNGVKSSTSSSSPVLVRSVEECDEEERSTGFLQKSKTTAKPIGGRKPEHKTVQTTPKTSKSISRKKGDKDDVSKEEEKHSSFSEELQVSKYEANGMKSSTCSSSRVLVRSVEECDEEERSTGFIQKSKPTAKPIGGWKPERKTVQTTPETSKSISRKKGDKYEKEQNIASQTHSSNDLSNKEELVTAKSLKLGTKVTAKVYQVRTGGLVLDLGGGLRGMYRFKANAKDFDINDELRVECVSFSSKGIPVMSLVDDEWHCISHSVTLPSGR